Proteins encoded in a region of the Streptomyces sp. NBC_00513 genome:
- the pyrH gene encoding UMP kinase: MNQGVDTHTASDDKSDHEKKGRRFMLKLSGEAFSGGGGLGVDPDVVHAIAREIAAVVRDGAEIAIVIGGGNFFRGAELQQRGMDRARSDYMGMLGTVMNCLALQDFLEKEGIDSRVQTAITMGQVAEPYIPLRAVRHLEKGRVVIFGAGMGMPYFSTDTTAAQRALEIDAEALLMGKNGVDGVYDSDPKANPDAVKFDALEYSEVLSRDLKVADATAITLCRDNKLPILVFELLAEGNIARAVKGEKIGTLVSDQGTRA, translated from the coding sequence ATGAATCAGGGCGTGGACACCCACACCGCTTCCGACGACAAGAGCGACCACGAGAAGAAGGGCCGGCGCTTCATGCTGAAGCTGTCGGGTGAAGCCTTCTCCGGCGGCGGCGGACTGGGCGTCGACCCTGACGTCGTGCACGCCATCGCCCGCGAGATCGCGGCCGTTGTCCGAGACGGCGCGGAGATCGCGATTGTCATCGGCGGCGGCAACTTCTTCCGCGGCGCCGAGCTGCAGCAGCGTGGCATGGACCGTGCGCGGTCCGACTACATGGGCATGCTCGGCACCGTCATGAACTGCCTCGCCCTCCAGGACTTCCTGGAGAAGGAAGGCATCGACAGCCGCGTCCAGACCGCCATCACCATGGGCCAGGTCGCGGAGCCGTACATCCCGCTGCGTGCCGTGAGGCACCTGGAGAAGGGGCGCGTCGTCATCTTCGGCGCCGGCATGGGCATGCCGTACTTCTCCACCGACACCACGGCGGCCCAGCGCGCCCTGGAGATCGACGCCGAAGCCCTGCTCATGGGCAAGAACGGTGTCGACGGGGTCTACGACTCCGACCCGAAGGCCAACCCGGACGCGGTGAAGTTCGACGCGCTGGAGTACAGCGAGGTGCTGTCCCGGGACCTCAAGGTCGCCGACGCCACTGCCATCACGCTCTGCCGCGACAACAAGCTGCCGATCCTGGTCTTCGAACTGCTCGCCGAGGGCAATATCGCCCGCGCCGTCAAGGGTGAGAAGATCGGCACGCTCGTGAGCGACCAGGGCACCCGGGCCTGA
- the frr gene encoding ribosome recycling factor yields MIEEILLEAEEKMEKAVVVAKEDFAAIRTGRAHPAMFNKIVAEYYGAITPINQLASFAVPEPRMAVVTPFDASALRNIEQAIRDSDLGVNPSNDGRIIRVTFPELTQERRKEYVKVARTKAEDSKVSIRAVRRKAKDALDKLVKDKEAGEDEVRRAEKELDDTTAKYVAQVDELLKHKEAELLEV; encoded by the coding sequence GTGATCGAAGAAATCCTCCTCGAGGCCGAGGAGAAGATGGAGAAGGCCGTCGTCGTCGCCAAGGAAGACTTCGCCGCGATTCGCACGGGACGTGCGCACCCGGCGATGTTCAACAAGATCGTGGCGGAGTACTACGGCGCCATCACGCCCATCAACCAGCTCGCCTCCTTCGCCGTGCCCGAGCCGCGCATGGCGGTCGTGACGCCCTTCGACGCGTCCGCGCTGCGCAACATCGAGCAGGCCATCCGCGACTCGGACCTCGGGGTCAACCCGAGCAACGACGGCCGCATCATCCGGGTGACCTTCCCCGAGCTGACGCAGGAGCGCCGCAAGGAGTACGTCAAGGTCGCGCGCACCAAGGCCGAGGACTCCAAGGTCTCCATCCGCGCCGTCCGCCGCAAGGCCAAGGACGCCCTCGACAAGCTCGTCAAGGACAAGGAAGCCGGCGAGGACGAGGTGCGTCGCGCCGAGAAGGAGCTCGACGACACCACCGCGAAGTACGTCGCGCAGGTGGACGAGCTGCTGAAGCACAAGGAAGCCGAGCTCCTCGAAGTCTGA
- a CDS encoding phosphatidate cytidylyltransferase: MNDSSWQPEPVPAGPAYDAQAGPQTRPMPIVPDAAGRDFDDREARDRGAAAAGGPLFRDETPPQEPMPSPPPPPSQAPQDPSPPPPKKRAGRDLRAAIGVGVGLGAVIFASLFIVKAVFVGVVVVAVVVGLWELTSRLQEKKGIKAPLVPLAVGGAAMIIAGYVRGAEGAWVAMALTALAVLVWRMTEPPEDYLKDVTAGVFAAFYVPFLATFVTMLLAADDGPQRVVTFLVLTVVSDTGAYAVGWRFGKTKLAPRISPGKTREGLFGAVAFAMAAGALCMEFLVDGGIWWQGLLLGLAVAVSATLGDLGESMIKRDLGIKDMGTLLPGHGGIMDRLDSLLPTAPVVWLLLAAFVGTG, from the coding sequence ATGAACGACTCTTCCTGGCAGCCGGAGCCGGTTCCGGCGGGTCCCGCATACGATGCGCAGGCGGGCCCGCAGACTCGGCCCATGCCCATCGTGCCCGATGCCGCCGGCCGTGACTTCGACGACCGGGAAGCACGCGATCGGGGGGCCGCCGCCGCAGGCGGCCCCCTCTTCCGCGACGAGACGCCGCCGCAGGAGCCCATGCCCAGCCCCCCGCCTCCGCCCTCGCAGGCACCGCAGGACCCCTCGCCCCCACCGCCGAAGAAGCGTGCGGGGCGGGATCTGCGTGCCGCCATAGGGGTCGGCGTCGGCCTCGGTGCGGTGATCTTCGCTTCCCTCTTCATCGTCAAGGCGGTCTTCGTCGGCGTCGTCGTCGTCGCGGTCGTCGTGGGGCTGTGGGAGCTCACCTCCCGGCTCCAGGAGAAGAAGGGCATCAAGGCGCCGCTCGTCCCGCTCGCGGTCGGTGGCGCCGCCATGATCATCGCGGGGTACGTCCGGGGGGCCGAGGGAGCCTGGGTCGCCATGGCCCTGACCGCCCTCGCGGTCCTGGTCTGGCGGATGACCGAGCCGCCCGAGGACTACCTCAAGGACGTCACGGCGGGTGTCTTCGCCGCGTTCTACGTACCTTTCCTGGCGACCTTCGTCACGATGCTGCTCGCCGCCGACGACGGTCCGCAGCGGGTGGTGACGTTCCTGGTCCTGACCGTGGTCAGTGACACCGGGGCCTACGCGGTGGGCTGGCGCTTCGGCAAGACCAAGCTCGCGCCGCGCATCAGCCCCGGCAAGACCCGCGAGGGGCTGTTCGGGGCGGTGGCCTTCGCGATGGCGGCCGGCGCGCTGTGCATGGAGTTCCTGGTCGACGGCGGGATCTGGTGGCAGGGCCTGCTGCTGGGGCTGGCCGTCGCGGTCAGTGCCACGCTGGGCGACCTCGGCGAGTCGATGATCAAGCGGGACCTGGGCATCAAGGACATGGGGACCCTGCTTCCCGGTCACGGCGGGATCATGGACCGGCTCGACTCGCTGCTGCCGACCGCTCCGGTGGTGTGGCTGCTGCTGGCCGCTTTCGTCGGCACCGGCTGA
- the rlmN gene encoding 23S rRNA (adenine(2503)-C(2))-methyltransferase RlmN, with the protein MARPVPGELTFVAPRGVKKPPRHLADMTPAERREAVAAIGEKPFRAKQLSQHYFARYAHDPAEWTDIPAASREKLQQELLPDLMNVLRHISCDDDTTRKTLWKLHDGTLVESVLMRYPDRVTMCISSQAGCGMNCPFCATGQAGLDRNLSTAEIVHQIVDGMRALRDGEVPGGPARLSNIVFMGMGEPLANYNRVVGAIRRLTDPEPDGLGLSQRGITVSTVGLVPAMLRFADEGFKCRLAVSLHAPDDELRDTLVPVNTRWNVREVLGAAWEYAEKSGRRISIEYALIRDINDQAWRGDLLGKLLKGKRVHVNLIPLNPTPGSKWTASRPEDEKAFVEAIARHGVPVTVRDTRGQEIDGACGQLAASER; encoded by the coding sequence ATGGCCCGCCCTGTTCCGGGAGAGCTCACTTTCGTCGCCCCTCGCGGGGTGAAGAAGCCGCCCCGGCACCTCGCCGACATGACCCCGGCCGAGCGCCGCGAGGCGGTCGCCGCGATCGGTGAGAAGCCGTTCCGGGCCAAGCAGCTCTCCCAGCACTACTTCGCGCGGTACGCGCACGACCCGGCGGAGTGGACGGACATCCCGGCCGCCTCGCGGGAGAAGCTTCAGCAGGAGCTGCTGCCGGACCTGATGAACGTCTTGCGGCACATCTCGTGCGATGACGACACCACGCGCAAGACCCTGTGGAAGCTGCACGACGGCACGCTCGTCGAGTCCGTGCTGATGCGCTACCCGGACCGGGTCACCATGTGCATCTCCTCGCAGGCGGGCTGCGGGATGAACTGCCCGTTCTGCGCCACCGGCCAGGCGGGACTGGACCGCAACCTGTCCACCGCCGAGATCGTGCACCAGATCGTGGACGGCATGCGCGCGCTGCGCGACGGCGAGGTCCCCGGCGGGCCGGCCCGGCTGTCCAACATCGTCTTCATGGGCATGGGCGAGCCGCTGGCCAACTACAACCGGGTCGTCGGCGCCATCCGCCGGCTGACCGACCCGGAGCCCGACGGTCTGGGGCTGTCCCAGCGCGGCATCACCGTCTCCACCGTCGGTCTGGTCCCGGCCATGCTGCGCTTCGCCGACGAGGGCTTCAAGTGCCGTCTCGCCGTGTCGCTGCACGCTCCGGACGACGAGCTGCGCGACACCCTCGTCCCCGTGAACACCCGCTGGAACGTCCGCGAGGTGCTGGGCGCGGCGTGGGAGTACGCGGAGAAGTCCGGCCGTCGCATCTCCATCGAGTACGCCCTGATCCGCGACATCAACGACCAGGCCTGGCGTGGTGACCTGCTCGGCAAGCTCCTCAAGGGCAAGCGCGTACACGTCAACCTGATCCCGCTGAACCCGACGCCCGGCTCGAAGTGGACGGCCTCGCGTCCCGAGGACGAGAAGGCCTTCGTGGAGGCCATCGCCCGCCACGGCGTGCCGGTGACCGTACGGGACACCCGCGGTCAGGAGATCGACGGCGCGTGCGGCCAGCTGGCCGCCTCGGAGCGCTAG
- a CDS encoding thiamine ABC transporter substrate binding subunit, with the protein MSTTRKYAGLALVAALGVAGLSACGDGGTKDKPAAGASDAPKSKTVTLVSHDSFNVSDAVLKEFEQQSGYTVKKLKSGDAGAALNQEILTKGSPRGDVFFGVDNTLLSRALDNGIFTPYEAKGLAEVKPEFMLDKEHRVTPIDSGDICVNYDKKYFADKKIAPPQTLDDLIKPEYKDLLVTENAATSSPGLGFLLASVGKYGEDGWKDYWTKLKANGVEVVDGWEQAYNERFSGSAGGKKAKGDRPLVVSYASSPPVEVLYGEPKPAEAPTGVSTGTCFRQIEFAGLLKGAKNEEGGKALLDFLISKKFQEDMPLNMFVNPVVKNAALPELFTKHGVVIEKPENVAPETIAKNREQWVKAWSSLAVK; encoded by the coding sequence GTGAGCACCACCAGGAAGTACGCGGGCCTCGCGCTCGTGGCCGCGCTCGGCGTCGCCGGCCTCAGCGCCTGCGGCGACGGCGGGACCAAGGACAAGCCGGCGGCGGGCGCGAGCGACGCCCCGAAGTCCAAGACCGTCACGCTCGTCTCCCACGACTCCTTCAACGTCAGCGACGCGGTCCTCAAGGAGTTCGAGCAGCAGAGCGGCTACACGGTCAAGAAGCTGAAGTCCGGGGACGCCGGCGCCGCCCTGAACCAGGAGATCCTCACGAAGGGCTCCCCGCGCGGCGACGTCTTCTTCGGCGTGGACAACACCCTCCTGTCGCGGGCCCTCGACAACGGCATCTTCACCCCGTACGAGGCCAAGGGCCTGGCCGAGGTCAAGCCCGAGTTCATGCTCGACAAGGAGCACCGGGTCACCCCGATCGACTCCGGTGACATCTGCGTCAACTACGACAAGAAGTACTTCGCCGACAAGAAGATCGCCCCGCCGCAGACGCTGGACGACCTGATCAAGCCGGAGTACAAGGACCTGCTGGTCACCGAGAACGCCGCGACCTCCTCGCCCGGTCTCGGATTCCTGCTCGCCTCCGTCGGCAAGTACGGCGAGGACGGCTGGAAGGACTACTGGACCAAGCTGAAGGCCAACGGCGTCGAGGTCGTCGACGGCTGGGAGCAGGCCTACAACGAGCGGTTCTCCGGCTCGGCCGGCGGCAAGAAGGCCAAGGGCGACCGCCCGCTGGTCGTCTCGTACGCCTCCAGCCCGCCGGTCGAGGTGCTGTACGGCGAGCCGAAGCCGGCCGAGGCTCCGACCGGTGTCTCCACCGGCACCTGCTTCCGCCAGATCGAGTTCGCGGGTCTGCTGAAGGGCGCGAAGAACGAGGAGGGGGGCAAGGCCCTCCTTGACTTCCTGATCAGCAAGAAGTTCCAGGAAGACATGCCCCTGAACATGTTCGTGAACCCGGTCGTCAAGAACGCGGCGCTGCCGGAGCTCTTCACGAAGCACGGTGTGGTGATCGAGAAGCCGGAGAACGTCGCGCCGGAGACCATCGCCAAGAACCGTGAGCAGTGGGTCAAGGCATGGTCCTCGCTCGCCGTGAAGTAG
- a CDS encoding iron ABC transporter permease, with protein sequence MVIPLVFFGLFFAYPVAAIVGRGLKTDDGWQFGRIGEVLGRPDIADVLWFTTWQALASTALTLLIALPAAYVFARFEFPGKQLLRAVVTVPFVLPTVVVGTAFLALVGRNGLLDETWGVRLDTTVWAILLAHVFFNYAVVVRTVGGLWAQLDPRQEEAARVLGAGRFAAWRRVTLPALGPAVAAASLMVFLFTFTSFGVVQILGGPSYATLEVEVYRQTAQLLDLSTAAVLTMIQFAAVGLILCVHAWTVRRRETALRLVDPGRTAHRPKGVAQRALLGGVLLTVALLIVLPLGVLVERSFDTPGGYGLDFYRALADVGAGGGTFLVPPLEAIGNSLRYALAATAIALLIGGLAAAALTRRAGRFVRGFDALLMLPLGVSAVTVGFGFLITLDEPPLDLRTSWILVPLAQALVGVPFVVRTMLPVLRAVDGRLREAAGVLGASPLRAWREVDLPLVRRALLIAAGFAFAVSLGEFGATVFIARADSPTLPVAVARLLGRAGELNYGQAMALSTILMLVCAVSLLVLERLRPDKTSGEF encoded by the coding sequence ATGGTGATCCCGCTCGTCTTCTTCGGGCTGTTCTTCGCCTATCCCGTCGCCGCGATCGTCGGGCGCGGGCTGAAGACCGACGACGGGTGGCAGTTCGGCCGGATCGGCGAGGTGCTGGGCCGGCCCGACATCGCCGACGTGCTGTGGTTCACCACCTGGCAGGCGCTCGCGTCGACGGCGCTCACGCTCCTGATCGCGCTCCCCGCCGCGTACGTCTTCGCGCGCTTCGAGTTCCCGGGAAAGCAACTGCTGCGGGCGGTGGTCACGGTTCCGTTCGTGCTGCCGACCGTGGTGGTCGGCACGGCCTTCCTCGCGCTGGTCGGGCGGAACGGACTGCTGGACGAGACCTGGGGTGTTCGACTCGACACCACCGTCTGGGCGATCCTGCTGGCCCACGTCTTCTTCAACTACGCGGTCGTCGTACGGACGGTGGGCGGGCTCTGGGCGCAGCTCGACCCGCGGCAGGAAGAGGCCGCCCGGGTGCTGGGGGCCGGACGGTTCGCGGCCTGGCGGCGGGTGACGCTGCCGGCGCTCGGACCGGCCGTGGCCGCCGCCTCGCTGATGGTCTTCCTGTTCACGTTCACCTCCTTCGGTGTCGTGCAGATCCTGGGCGGGCCGTCCTACGCCACCCTGGAGGTGGAGGTCTACCGGCAGACCGCGCAGTTGCTCGACCTGTCGACGGCCGCCGTGTTGACGATGATCCAGTTCGCCGCCGTCGGACTGATCCTGTGCGTGCACGCCTGGACCGTGCGCAGGCGGGAGACGGCGCTGCGGCTCGTGGACCCGGGTCGGACCGCGCACCGGCCCAAGGGCGTGGCGCAGCGCGCCCTGTTGGGCGGGGTGCTGCTGACCGTGGCGCTGCTGATCGTGCTGCCGCTGGGCGTCCTGGTGGAACGGTCCTTCGACACCCCCGGCGGGTACGGCCTCGACTTCTACCGGGCGTTGGCGGACGTGGGCGCGGGCGGCGGGACGTTCCTGGTCCCGCCGCTGGAGGCCATCGGGAACTCCCTGCGGTACGCGCTGGCGGCCACCGCCATCGCCCTGCTCATCGGGGGGCTCGCGGCCGCGGCGCTGACCCGGCGCGCGGGTCGCTTCGTACGGGGCTTCGACGCGCTGCTGATGCTGCCGCTCGGGGTGTCCGCCGTGACGGTCGGCTTCGGATTCCTGATCACCCTGGACGAGCCTCCGCTCGACCTGCGCACCTCGTGGATCCTGGTGCCCCTGGCGCAGGCCCTGGTCGGCGTGCCGTTCGTGGTGCGGACGATGCTGCCCGTACTGCGCGCCGTCGACGGACGGTTGCGGGAGGCGGCCGGCGTGCTCGGTGCCTCGCCCCTGCGGGCCTGGCGGGAAGTGGACCTGCCGCTCGTGCGCCGGGCCCTGCTGATCGCGGCCGGTTTCGCCTTCGCCGTGTCGCTCGGCGAGTTCGGGGCGACCGTCTTCATCGCACGGGCCGACAGCCCCACGCTGCCCGTGGCCGTCGCGCGGCTGCTGGGGCGGGCCGGAGAACTGAACTACGGGCAGGCGATGGCCCTGAGCACGATTCTGATGCTGGTGTGCGCGGTGTCCCTGCTGGTGCTGGAGCGGCTGCGACCCGACAAGACCTCGGGAGAGTTCTGA
- a CDS encoding ABC transporter ATP-binding protein — protein sequence MTLLRLDGVSVRFGERDVVDAVELEVAEHEIVCVLGPSGSGKSTLLRVVAGLQPVSVGRVLLDGADQAPVPVHRRGVGLMFQDHQLFPHRDVAGNVGFGLRMRGTSRDARAGRVEELLDLVGLPGAGRRAVASLSGGEQQRVALARALAPSPRLLMLDEPLGQLDRGLRERLVVELQGLFSRLGTTVLAVTHDQGEAFALADRVVVMRDGRIAQVGTPLEVWERPASEFVARFLGFENVVPATVSGGAAATPWGKVPVPDGSQEGERLLLVRAAGVTLAAEGLPCVVESRTFRGTHVALLLRPESGPPLEAECGPVGAPVVGDRVAVTFTPGEVVVLPAED from the coding sequence ATGACGCTGCTTCGGCTGGACGGGGTGTCGGTCCGCTTCGGCGAACGCGACGTCGTGGACGCCGTGGAACTGGAGGTCGCCGAGCACGAGATCGTCTGCGTGCTGGGACCGAGCGGCAGCGGGAAGTCCACGCTGCTGCGGGTGGTCGCCGGACTCCAGCCGGTCTCGGTCGGACGCGTGCTGCTGGACGGCGCGGACCAGGCACCGGTGCCGGTGCACCGGCGCGGGGTGGGCCTGATGTTCCAGGACCACCAACTGTTCCCGCACCGCGACGTGGCCGGCAACGTCGGCTTCGGGCTGCGGATGCGGGGCACCTCGCGGGACGCCCGCGCGGGCCGGGTCGAGGAGCTGCTGGACCTGGTCGGGCTTCCCGGAGCCGGGCGTCGCGCCGTCGCGTCGCTGTCGGGCGGCGAACAGCAGCGGGTCGCGCTGGCGAGGGCGCTCGCCCCGTCCCCGCGCCTGCTGATGCTCGACGAACCGCTGGGCCAGTTGGACCGGGGGCTGCGCGAACGGCTGGTGGTGGAACTCCAGGGGCTGTTCTCCCGGCTGGGGACGACCGTCCTGGCGGTCACCCACGACCAAGGGGAGGCCTTCGCGCTGGCCGACCGCGTCGTGGTGATGCGGGACGGGCGGATCGCGCAGGTGGGAACCCCGCTGGAGGTGTGGGAGCGGCCGGCCTCGGAGTTCGTGGCACGGTTCCTCGGCTTCGAGAACGTGGTCCCGGCCACGGTGTCGGGCGGCGCCGCGGCCACCCCCTGGGGCAAGGTCCCGGTGCCGGACGGCTCGCAGGAGGGGGAGCGCCTGCTCCTGGTCCGCGCCGCCGGAGTGACTCTGGCCGCCGAGGGACTGCCGTGCGTCGTGGAGTCGCGGACCTTCCGGGGGACCCACGTGGCACTGCTGTTGCGACCCGAGTCGGGTCCGCCGCTGGAGGCCGAGTGCGGGCCGGTCGGGGCACCGGTCGTGGGGGACCGCGTCGCGGTGACGTTCACCCCCGGCGAGGTCGTCGTCCTGCCGGCGGAGGACTGA
- a CDS encoding DMT family transporter — protein sequence MLIGLLTAIAASICYGTGSVLQAVGSRRAARTSPAAAGVTAHGGPNLSSTAKAAMTWEFIVGTILDFVGFGLGALAARLLPLFLSQTVISANLVITAVLSVKMLGIRLTRKEWTSIGVVCAALVLLATAAGHEGGHHAPMSTHWWLLAITLLIIVGGTVAVRFLGGRAAILAGLLSGLAFGALGVGVRILNGVEPFGLGALLSDPALYAILVAGVGGMYLHTVALQIGSVNGATAALVVGETVLPGAIGVLLLGDASRPGLAWLAVLGFVLAVTGAVAVAWYGNHDGAEAPAESPDPVPVA from the coding sequence GTGCTCATAGGCCTGCTGACCGCCATCGCGGCGTCCATCTGCTACGGCACGGGATCCGTCCTGCAAGCCGTCGGCTCGCGCCGGGCGGCCCGGACGTCCCCGGCCGCGGCCGGGGTGACCGCGCACGGCGGACCGAACCTGTCCTCGACCGCGAAGGCGGCGATGACCTGGGAGTTCATCGTCGGCACGATCCTGGACTTCGTGGGCTTCGGCCTGGGCGCGCTCGCGGCGCGTCTCCTTCCGCTGTTCCTCTCCCAGACCGTGATCAGCGCCAACCTCGTGATCACCGCCGTGCTCAGCGTGAAGATGCTGGGCATCCGGCTCACTCGCAAGGAGTGGACCTCCATCGGCGTCGTCTGCGCGGCGCTCGTGCTGCTGGCGACGGCCGCGGGACACGAGGGCGGCCATCACGCGCCGATGTCCACGCACTGGTGGCTGCTCGCGATCACCCTGCTGATCATCGTGGGCGGCACGGTGGCGGTCCGGTTCCTCGGCGGCCGGGCCGCGATCCTGGCCGGTCTGCTGTCGGGCCTGGCCTTCGGTGCGCTGGGGGTGGGCGTTCGCATCCTGAACGGCGTCGAGCCTTTCGGCCTGGGCGCCCTGCTCTCCGACCCGGCCCTGTACGCCATCCTCGTGGCGGGCGTCGGCGGCATGTACCTGCACACGGTGGCCCTCCAGATCGGGTCCGTGAACGGGGCCACCGCCGCCCTGGTGGTCGGCGAGACGGTCCTCCCGGGCGCCATCGGCGTCCTCCTGCTGGGCGACGCGTCCCGCCCCGGCCTGGCCTGGCTGGCGGTGCTGGGCTTCGTCCTCGCGGTGACGGGCGCCGTGGCGGTGGCCTGGTACGGCAATCACGACGGAGCCGAGGCTCCGGCGGAGTCCCCGGACCCGGTGCCGGTCGCGTAA
- a CDS encoding LOG family protein has translation MVNPDIEIETLAEFDQVAARGSLSGYRVQSVNLLERTFALLSADTSAAVFLGCAMEPDASAKVRADGALVFPPVPDLPFNPYRGLLYTADELFTGLREGYEATPDAQAYAWFQETKADGDIYASMLRSIHDDAVSDALDEHLAGARVVGVMGGHAMARGGTDYLGAAELGRTLSRSGLTVATGGGPGAMEAANLGAYLAPAPDEALPEALEMLAKAPSFTPSVSDWARAAFAVRERWPEGGDSVGIPTWFYGHEPPNPFAGHIAKYFANATREDGLLARSTAGVVFLPGAAGTVQEIFDNATPNHYESRGEPTPMVLVDRAHWTEHLPAWPLLRALARGRSMESRIALVDSVDEVPAALASMR, from the coding sequence ATGGTCAACCCAGACATCGAGATCGAGACGCTCGCCGAATTCGACCAGGTCGCCGCTCGGGGTTCCCTGAGCGGCTACCGGGTCCAGTCGGTCAACCTGCTGGAGCGGACGTTCGCGCTGCTGTCGGCCGACACCTCGGCCGCCGTGTTCCTCGGCTGTGCCATGGAGCCCGACGCCTCCGCGAAGGTCCGCGCCGACGGCGCCCTGGTCTTCCCGCCGGTGCCGGACCTGCCGTTCAACCCCTACCGGGGTCTGCTCTACACCGCGGACGAGCTGTTCACCGGCCTGCGGGAGGGCTACGAGGCCACCCCTGACGCCCAGGCGTACGCCTGGTTCCAGGAGACCAAGGCCGACGGCGACATCTACGCCTCGATGCTGCGTTCCATCCACGACGACGCCGTCTCCGACGCCCTGGACGAGCACCTCGCCGGTGCCCGGGTGGTGGGAGTGATGGGCGGCCACGCCATGGCCCGCGGCGGTACGGACTACCTGGGCGCGGCGGAACTCGGCCGGACCCTGTCCCGGTCCGGGCTGACCGTGGCCACCGGCGGCGGCCCGGGCGCGATGGAGGCCGCGAACCTCGGCGCCTATCTCGCGCCCGCCCCCGACGAGGCGCTGCCCGAGGCGTTGGAGATGTTGGCCAAGGCGCCTTCCTTCACGCCGTCCGTGTCCGACTGGGCGAGAGCGGCCTTCGCCGTACGGGAACGCTGGCCCGAGGGCGGCGACTCGGTGGGGATCCCGACCTGGTTCTACGGGCACGAGCCGCCGAACCCCTTCGCCGGCCACATCGCCAAGTACTTCGCGAACGCCACCCGTGAGGACGGACTGCTGGCGCGGTCCACCGCGGGCGTGGTGTTCCTCCCGGGCGCCGCGGGAACCGTCCAGGAGATCTTCGACAACGCGACCCCGAACCACTACGAGTCGCGCGGCGAACCGACCCCGATGGTCCTGGTCGACCGCGCCCACTGGACGGAGCACCTGCCGGCCTGGCCGCTGCTCCGGGCACTGGCGCGCGGCCGGTCGATGGAGTCGAGGATCGCCCTGGTGGACTCCGTGGACGAGGTCCCGGCGGCACTCGCCTCGATGCGCTGA
- a CDS encoding ABC transporter ATP-binding protein → MVAPADNDVLWARSLHYSHSGSPGLIGVSVGVRQGEILAVTGPRGSGKTTLLRCLFGQLLPEQGEVWFNSVPVHTMGAAVRERLRRDRFGWIGPEPGLLPELKVWENAALPLLLAGAPHRAAKSAACEWLDRLDIGGFARKRPGALTRAESQRVALARALVNEPTVIFADEPTASLHRTERALLLRTLTTAARSHEISVLLATHDEEVAAVADRRIELLDGRPAAVAAGANPLTTEDQAACSLSA, encoded by the coding sequence ATGGTGGCTCCGGCAGACAATGATGTGCTCTGGGCGCGCTCCCTGCACTACTCCCACAGCGGTTCACCAGGCCTCATCGGCGTCTCCGTCGGCGTCCGTCAAGGTGAGATCCTGGCCGTGACCGGCCCCCGCGGAAGCGGCAAGACCACCCTGCTGCGCTGCCTGTTCGGACAGCTGCTGCCCGAACAGGGCGAGGTCTGGTTCAACAGCGTCCCCGTGCACACCATGGGAGCCGCGGTCCGCGAGCGCCTGCGCCGCGACCGGTTCGGCTGGATCGGCCCCGAGCCGGGGCTGCTGCCCGAACTCAAGGTGTGGGAGAACGCCGCACTGCCGCTGCTCCTCGCCGGCGCCCCGCACCGCGCCGCCAAGAGCGCCGCCTGCGAATGGCTGGACCGCCTCGACATCGGCGGCTTCGCCCGCAAGCGCCCCGGCGCCCTCACCCGGGCCGAGTCACAGCGGGTCGCCCTGGCCCGAGCCCTGGTCAACGAGCCCACGGTGATCTTCGCCGACGAGCCGACCGCCTCCCTGCACCGCACCGAACGCGCCCTGCTCCTGCGCACCCTGACCACGGCGGCCCGCTCGCACGAGATCTCCGTACTGCTGGCCACCCACGACGAGGAGGTCGCCGCCGTCGCCGACCGCCGGATCGAGCTCCTCGACGGACGCCCGGCCGCGGTCGCTGCCGGCGCCAACCCGCTCACCACGGAGGACCAGGCCGCGTGCTCGCTCTCCGCCTAG